The following are from one region of the Hydrogenophaga sp. BPS33 genome:
- a CDS encoding Crp/Fnr family transcriptional regulator: MNKPITLPDTLRKLLPPSLTSVASGVDLRKGEKLFRQRQRPRYMFFVVQGEVVLERIGEQGAPLALQRVRQGFVAEASLQSGSYHCDAVVTAPGRAVALPIEPLKTALTTDSAFALRWIAMLNAEVRRLRAQCERMSLKGVGERLLHMIETEGVGGRLHIESGLKSLAAELAVSHEALYRAVAVLEKDDTVYREQGFIAVARGQNTVTAAE; the protein is encoded by the coding sequence ATGAACAAGCCGATCACGCTCCCCGACACGCTGCGCAAGCTTCTTCCGCCCAGCCTCACATCCGTGGCGAGTGGTGTCGATTTGCGCAAGGGCGAGAAGCTGTTCCGTCAGCGCCAGCGTCCCAGATACATGTTCTTCGTTGTGCAGGGCGAAGTCGTGCTGGAGCGTATAGGTGAACAAGGCGCACCCCTGGCTCTGCAGCGGGTACGCCAGGGTTTCGTGGCAGAGGCCAGCCTGCAGTCGGGGAGTTACCACTGCGACGCGGTGGTGACCGCGCCGGGCCGTGCAGTGGCGCTGCCCATCGAACCCCTCAAGACCGCACTGACCACCGACTCTGCGTTCGCGTTGCGCTGGATCGCCATGCTCAACGCCGAAGTGCGCCGGCTGCGGGCGCAGTGCGAGCGCATGTCGCTCAAAGGGGTGGGCGAAAGGCTGCTACACATGATCGAGACCGAAGGTGTGGGTGGCCGCTTGCACATTGAGTCGGGTCTCAAGTCACTCGCCGCTGAACTGGCTGTGTCCCACGAGGCGCTCTACCGCGCCGTGGCCGTGCTTGAGAAAGACGACACGGTGTACCGCGAACAGGGCTTCATTGCCGTGGCGCGTGGCCAGAACACGGTTACGGCAGCAGAATGA
- a CDS encoding LysR family transcriptional regulator produces MARTDLNALSVFAALFTELHVTRAAAKLGVTQSAVSHALRSLRDRFDDELFERTAKGLRPTKRATQLAPRVIEAVQAAEDVFRLRPGAVSPVPRALHVSMSDYGVAVFLRGLSHWLSAEHQSVNLRVSNRPRVEALAEVEERKLDVAVGVFPALDHGRLRQTLLLQDPFVTVAWKENPRVSKGLTLSTYVELPHVLVSVGGDARGTVDECLERRGLRRRVALAVPSFILAPELVIGTDRLLTITSTALALRPELAEQLAVFKPPVDLPLMDIVAVTHARSDADTLVQCCCRTLALQGKQALAEGRSLGRRLRPTGKSR; encoded by the coding sequence ATGGCTAGAACAGACCTCAACGCCCTCAGCGTGTTTGCTGCCCTGTTCACGGAGTTGCACGTGACAAGGGCGGCTGCCAAGTTGGGCGTAACCCAGTCCGCGGTGAGCCATGCGCTGCGCAGCCTGCGTGACCGCTTCGACGACGAGCTCTTCGAACGCACCGCCAAGGGACTCAGGCCCACCAAGCGCGCGACGCAGCTGGCTCCTCGGGTCATCGAGGCCGTGCAAGCCGCAGAGGACGTCTTTCGTCTGCGGCCGGGCGCCGTTTCCCCCGTTCCGAGAGCACTCCACGTCTCGATGTCCGACTACGGCGTCGCGGTATTCCTGCGCGGGCTCTCTCATTGGTTGTCCGCCGAGCACCAGAGCGTGAACCTGCGCGTCAGCAACCGACCGCGCGTCGAGGCATTGGCCGAGGTCGAGGAACGCAAGTTGGATGTGGCGGTGGGTGTCTTTCCCGCCTTGGACCACGGTCGGCTGCGACAGACGCTGCTGCTGCAGGATCCGTTCGTCACCGTCGCCTGGAAGGAAAACCCGCGCGTCTCCAAGGGCCTGACGCTCAGCACATACGTGGAGCTACCCCATGTGCTGGTCAGCGTAGGCGGGGACGCCAGGGGTACGGTCGACGAATGTTTGGAGCGGCGTGGGCTGCGCCGGCGCGTCGCGTTGGCCGTGCCGAGCTTCATCCTCGCTCCAGAACTGGTCATCGGCACCGACAGACTCCTGACCATCACCAGCACGGCTCTGGCGCTTCGGCCCGAACTCGCCGAGCAGCTCGCGGTGTTCAAGCCACCGGTAGACCTTCCTCTGATGGACATCGTCGCTGTGACACATGCTCGCTCCGACGCCGACACCTTGGTGCAGTGCTGCTGCCGGACGCTCGCGCTGCAGGGAAAGCAGGCGTTGGCCGAGGGCCGTTCGCTGGGACGACGACTGCGCCCGACAGGAAAGTCGCGCTGA
- the chrA gene encoding chromate efflux transporter, with amino-acid sequence MTPHPPNDANQRAETANRGSTLEVFLAFLKLGLTSFGGPVAHLSYFRTEFVERKKWLDDKSYSDLVALCQFLPGPASSQVGIALGMGRAGWAGALGAWLGFTLPSAIALILFAYGVTQWAGLAASGAVHGLKVVAVAVVAQAVWGMAKSLCPDRLRSGLAVVAALLVLAVPTALGQIAAIVVGGLVGRWALQLGHLPPAQHRDYGVSKRVGAFLLFLFVALLFLLPAVAVATGSLAASAIAVLYNAGALVFGGGHVVLPLLQAGVVPPGWVGNDAFLAGYGAAQAVPGPLFTFAAYLGAVMPAPLGGWVGGLGLLLAIFLPAFVLVVGALPFWESIRQRDSVQRAMGGINAAVVGVLASALYDPVWTSAIQSKADFGLALAAFGLLVYGRVSPVYVVAGAALAGWGMAL; translated from the coding sequence ATGACGCCCCACCCACCAAACGACGCAAACCAACGCGCTGAAACGGCCAACCGAGGTTCAACCCTGGAGGTCTTTCTGGCATTCCTCAAACTCGGTCTGACCTCCTTTGGCGGACCCGTGGCTCACCTAAGCTACTTCCGCACCGAATTCGTCGAACGCAAGAAATGGCTGGACGACAAGAGCTACTCAGACCTGGTGGCTTTGTGCCAGTTCCTGCCGGGTCCGGCGAGCAGCCAGGTGGGCATTGCGCTGGGCATGGGCCGGGCGGGCTGGGCAGGTGCCTTGGGCGCCTGGCTCGGATTCACCTTGCCGTCGGCCATCGCACTCATTCTGTTTGCCTATGGCGTGACGCAGTGGGCCGGCCTGGCCGCGTCGGGCGCCGTGCACGGGCTGAAGGTCGTTGCTGTGGCGGTAGTGGCGCAAGCGGTCTGGGGCATGGCCAAGTCCTTGTGTCCCGATCGGCTGCGCTCGGGGCTGGCGGTGGTTGCGGCCTTGCTGGTGCTCGCCGTGCCCACCGCGCTGGGCCAGATAGCCGCCATCGTCGTCGGCGGACTCGTGGGCCGCTGGGCATTGCAACTCGGCCATTTGCCGCCTGCCCAGCACCGCGACTACGGCGTGAGCAAGCGGGTCGGTGCGTTCTTGCTTTTCCTGTTCGTCGCGCTGCTCTTCTTGTTGCCAGCTGTTGCAGTGGCCACCGGCTCACTGGCTGCTTCGGCCATTGCCGTGCTCTACAACGCAGGTGCGCTGGTATTTGGCGGCGGTCATGTCGTCTTGCCTCTGCTCCAGGCCGGCGTGGTTCCACCCGGCTGGGTCGGCAACGACGCCTTCCTCGCGGGCTACGGGGCTGCGCAAGCCGTGCCAGGGCCTCTCTTCACCTTCGCCGCGTACCTCGGCGCTGTGATGCCGGCTCCACTGGGGGGCTGGGTGGGCGGGCTGGGCTTGCTGCTGGCCATTTTCCTGCCGGCCTTTGTCCTGGTGGTGGGTGCGTTGCCGTTCTGGGAAAGCATTCGACAACGCGACTCGGTCCAGAGAGCCATGGGCGGCATCAACGCGGCCGTGGTGGGCGTATTGGCGTCGGCGCTCTACGACCCCGTGTGGACCAGTGCGATTCAGTCCAAAGCCGACTTTGGTCTTGCCTTGGCAGCGTTCGGGCTTCTGGTTTATGGACGGGTTTCACCTGTGTACGTTGTCGCAGGCGCTGCGCTCGCTGGTTGGGGCATGGCGCTCTGA
- a CDS encoding cupin — MEATKSKTYRVARARNFTAERAWGATDIAEMNGITIRLHWTDAPYKWHVNDGDEVFAVLDGHVDMHVRGTEGVEVVVLGVGDVFYACVGCEHVAHPQGAARILVVETKGSV, encoded by the coding sequence ATGGAAGCAACAAAGTCCAAGACATACCGAGTTGCGCGGGCCCGCAACTTCACGGCCGAGCGGGCCTGGGGAGCGACCGACATCGCGGAGATGAACGGCATCACGATTCGCCTGCACTGGACCGACGCCCCCTACAAGTGGCATGTGAACGATGGCGACGAAGTGTTCGCAGTGCTGGATGGTCACGTGGACATGCACGTTCGGGGAACGGAAGGAGTCGAAGTCGTGGTCCTTGGGGTCGGCGACGTGTTCTACGCATGCGTTGGATGCGAACATGTGGCACATCCACAGGGAGCTGCGCGGATATTGGTCGTGGAGACGAAGGGCTCGGTCTAA
- a CDS encoding acyltransferase family protein, with amino-acid sequence MATVETPGQSGRTGFIDRLRVVLAALVIAHHAAITYGGAGSWFYREVTDAGRPGSLLLTLFCAVNQSFFMGMFFLLAGYFTPGSLQRKGLRRFLLDRGVRLGVPLLVFGFVLGPMAVALGCIPKGQSVFTPWGDWLGSGAFVLGPLWFAWALLLFTLAWILWSRASPRTAWPRSGTQASMPSGPNWLLSAVLVGLAALGIRQWIPVGQNVLGLQLGYFASYVFLFFLGCRASAGRWLERVSLERARDWGLASLVAIPLLPLGAVLSGAMDGKAVDFNGGLSAAAVLYALWEPFVAWGIMAVLLVQFRLRFNVPSQRWKRWGEEAYGAFFIHAPVVVALSVLIAPWPLPSLLKFLLVSVFGTALSFLLARTLRALPGVTRVL; translated from the coding sequence ATGGCCACTGTCGAGACACCTGGTCAAAGCGGCAGAACCGGCTTCATCGACCGATTGCGCGTGGTGCTAGCAGCCCTGGTCATCGCCCACCACGCGGCCATCACGTACGGTGGCGCGGGTTCGTGGTTCTATCGCGAAGTGACCGATGCAGGCCGACCCGGCAGCTTGCTCCTGACCTTGTTCTGCGCAGTGAACCAGTCCTTCTTCATGGGCATGTTTTTCCTGCTGGCGGGGTACTTTACACCGGGCTCGTTGCAGCGAAAGGGCCTTCGGCGCTTCTTGTTGGACCGCGGCGTCAGGCTCGGCGTGCCATTGCTCGTGTTCGGCTTCGTTCTGGGTCCGATGGCTGTCGCGCTTGGCTGCATCCCCAAGGGCCAATCGGTGTTCACCCCCTGGGGGGACTGGCTTGGTTCCGGCGCGTTCGTGTTGGGGCCGTTGTGGTTTGCCTGGGCCTTGCTCCTCTTCACGCTTGCCTGGATCCTTTGGTCTCGAGCTAGTCCACGGACAGCTTGGCCTAGGTCGGGCACGCAAGCATCCATGCCAAGCGGGCCAAACTGGCTTCTGAGTGCCGTGCTTGTCGGCCTTGCCGCGTTGGGCATTCGGCAATGGATCCCCGTGGGGCAGAACGTGTTGGGGCTCCAGTTGGGCTACTTTGCCTCCTATGTCTTCCTGTTCTTCCTGGGCTGTCGCGCGTCGGCCGGTCGCTGGCTCGAACGAGTGAGTCTGGAACGGGCACGGGACTGGGGTCTCGCGTCGCTAGTAGCGATTCCGCTTCTGCCGCTTGGGGCGGTGCTGTCTGGAGCAATGGACGGGAAGGCCGTCGACTTCAATGGTGGACTGAGCGCAGCCGCAGTCCTCTATGCCCTTTGGGAGCCCTTCGTCGCCTGGGGCATCATGGCCGTCCTGCTCGTTCAGTTCCGTCTGAGATTCAATGTCCCCAGCCAGCGCTGGAAGCGTTGGGGCGAGGAGGCATATGGCGCATTCTTCATCCATGCACCCGTGGTTGTGGCTCTAAGCGTGCTGATTGCGCCTTGGCCACTACCTTCGCTGCTCAAGTTCCTGCTGGTTAGCGTGTTTGGCACAGCACTTTCCTTCCTCTTGGCCCGGACACTGCGAGCACTGCCCGGTGTCACTCGCGTACTCTGA
- the arsA gene encoding arsenical pump-driving ATPase, producing the protein MEIKVLGPGCSQCVATIEMIERVARDVAVKVDITKVEDPQEILHLGGTGTPVVIVAGRIVHNGGLPSHEAVRAWLQSPSAGFLDHPSRHLFFTGKGGVGKTSLSTAAALTLADAGKKVLLVSTDAASNLDEMLGIELRNTPVPVPGAPGLSVLNIDPDTAAESYRQRVLAQMDAGSTEEERSTVREQLSGACTTEIASFDEFSSLLSEGVEHYDHIVFDTAPTGHTLRLLSLPKAWTGFLEGNDRGASCLGPHSGLKMQEVRFKAALDALCDPSKTTVILVTRPDKGAIAEAARTSAELHELGLDNQRLAINGVFHASERTDAVARAIEDLGKQALDGMPESLRALPQDLVPLRPFDTVGLSALRALLAPGSSPITPRPMAAAENTTHLQGLDALADELAMAGHGLIMVMGKGGVGKTTVAAALALGLVLRGKTVHLSTTDPAAHLASTLSGDVNGLKVSRIDPKLETQRYIDKIMAARSPGLDPAEQALLLEDLQSPCTEEVAVFHAFSHIVSEGRSAFVVLDTAPTGHSMLLMDATGAYHRQMTREFEGHGSARIVTPLMRLQDATFTKIILVTLPEATPVSQAAALQDDLRRAQIEPYAWVLNKSVLAAGTKDPLLTARLAGERQQMQRMHAGLAKRLFVLPWLTVPPIGFAALSGLVSKTSAVAPTHR; encoded by the coding sequence ATGGAAATCAAAGTGTTGGGTCCAGGCTGCAGCCAGTGTGTCGCCACCATTGAGATGATTGAGCGAGTCGCCCGGGACGTGGCTGTGAAGGTGGATATCACCAAAGTGGAGGATCCTCAGGAGATTCTTCACCTGGGCGGCACGGGGACACCGGTCGTCATCGTCGCCGGGAGGATCGTCCACAACGGCGGATTGCCTTCCCATGAGGCTGTCCGCGCATGGCTTCAGTCGCCCTCCGCCGGATTTCTCGATCATCCCTCCCGACATCTCTTCTTCACCGGCAAAGGTGGGGTGGGCAAAACGTCTCTCTCGACGGCCGCCGCGCTGACCCTGGCGGATGCGGGCAAAAAAGTGTTGCTCGTCAGCACCGATGCTGCGTCGAACCTGGACGAAATGTTGGGAATCGAACTTCGCAACACCCCTGTGCCTGTGCCTGGTGCGCCTGGCTTGTCGGTGTTGAACATCGACCCTGACACCGCAGCAGAGTCGTATCGCCAGCGGGTCTTGGCACAGATGGATGCGGGCAGCACCGAAGAAGAGCGTTCTACCGTGCGAGAGCAGTTGTCTGGCGCCTGCACCACCGAGATCGCTTCCTTCGACGAGTTCTCTTCCCTGTTGTCCGAAGGTGTCGAGCACTACGACCACATCGTTTTCGACACGGCACCCACAGGTCACACGCTACGGCTGCTCAGTCTGCCCAAAGCCTGGACCGGGTTTTTGGAGGGCAACGACAGGGGCGCCTCGTGCCTGGGACCGCATTCCGGATTGAAAATGCAGGAGGTGCGGTTCAAGGCAGCACTTGATGCCTTGTGCGATCCTTCGAAGACCACGGTGATTTTGGTGACGCGACCGGACAAGGGCGCCATTGCCGAAGCCGCACGCACGTCGGCAGAGCTGCACGAGCTCGGGCTGGACAACCAGAGGCTGGCCATCAACGGCGTGTTCCACGCAAGCGAGCGGACCGATGCGGTGGCCCGCGCCATCGAAGACCTGGGCAAGCAAGCGCTGGATGGCATGCCTGAATCGCTGCGTGCGCTGCCGCAAGACCTCGTGCCCCTTCGACCCTTTGACACGGTCGGTCTGTCCGCACTGCGGGCGCTGCTCGCGCCTGGCAGCAGTCCGATCACCCCGCGCCCGATGGCCGCAGCAGAAAATACGACACATCTTCAAGGCCTGGACGCGCTGGCGGACGAGCTGGCGATGGCCGGACACGGTTTGATCATGGTGATGGGCAAGGGGGGCGTGGGCAAGACAACGGTCGCGGCTGCGTTGGCCCTGGGCTTGGTCCTGCGCGGTAAGACGGTGCACCTGAGCACCACCGATCCGGCCGCCCACCTGGCGAGCACCTTGAGCGGCGACGTGAACGGTCTCAAGGTGAGTCGGATCGACCCAAAGCTTGAAACGCAGCGCTACATCGACAAGATCATGGCGGCTCGGTCTCCCGGCCTGGATCCGGCGGAACAAGCCCTGCTGCTGGAAGACCTGCAATCGCCCTGTACCGAGGAAGTGGCAGTCTTCCACGCGTTTTCGCACATCGTCAGCGAGGGTCGAAGTGCCTTCGTCGTGCTGGACACCGCGCCCACCGGGCATTCCATGCTGTTGATGGATGCCACTGGCGCCTACCACCGACAAATGACGCGCGAATTCGAAGGGCACGGTTCGGCACGGATCGTGACGCCTTTGATGAGGTTGCAGGACGCAACGTTCACCAAGATCATCCTGGTCACCCTGCCCGAAGCGACGCCCGTGTCACAAGCAGCAGCGTTGCAGGACGATCTCCGGCGCGCGCAGATCGAACCCTATGCCTGGGTGCTCAACAAGAGCGTGTTGGCGGCAGGCACGAAGGATCCGTTGCTGACTGCCCGGTTGGCAGGAGAACGCCAACAGATGCAACGCATGCACGCTGGACTGGCCAAACGCCTGTTCGTGCTTCCGTGGCTGACGGTCCCGCCGATTGGATTCGCGGCCCTGTCCGGATTGGTCAGCAAGACATCCGCTGTTGCTCCAACCCACAGATGA
- a CDS encoding cation diffusion facilitator family transporter — MNETHDHSHAPANFNRAFAIGVVLNLAFVAIEAFYGWKINSLALLADAGHNLSDVAGLVLAWGGALATKLRPNPRHTYGWQRGTILAAFANALLLLVAMGALIWEAVGRLTSPDSLAGAEGVTIMVVAGIGIVVNTVTALLFMRGGKSDLNIRGAFLHMAADALVSAGVVVAGALTLWLGWTWLDPVASLLIAVVILAGTWNLFRQSLHMLFDGVPDSIDFQEVHACLASQPGVSQVSDLHIWAMSTQKIALTAHLVMPAGAADDTFLKNLTNLLHDRFGISHATLQTGKTPLPNMCGITAQVDSPQPSRSA, encoded by the coding sequence ATGAATGAAACCCACGACCACAGCCACGCACCTGCCAACTTCAACCGCGCTTTCGCGATCGGCGTCGTCCTCAACCTCGCATTCGTTGCCATCGAAGCGTTCTACGGCTGGAAGATCAACTCGCTCGCCCTGCTGGCCGACGCTGGCCACAACCTGAGCGATGTGGCCGGGCTGGTCCTGGCCTGGGGTGGTGCGCTGGCGACCAAGCTGCGCCCGAACCCCAGGCACACCTATGGCTGGCAGCGCGGAACCATCCTCGCTGCCTTTGCCAATGCATTGCTGCTGCTGGTGGCCATGGGCGCGCTGATATGGGAGGCGGTGGGTCGGCTCACGTCGCCCGACTCTTTGGCGGGCGCCGAAGGCGTGACCATCATGGTGGTGGCCGGCATCGGCATCGTGGTCAACACGGTCACGGCCTTGCTGTTCATGCGCGGCGGCAAGTCCGATCTCAACATCCGCGGAGCGTTTCTGCACATGGCGGCCGACGCGCTGGTGTCGGCTGGTGTGGTGGTGGCCGGTGCGTTGACGCTGTGGTTGGGCTGGACCTGGCTCGATCCAGTGGCCAGCCTGTTGATCGCTGTGGTGATTCTGGCTGGCACATGGAATCTGTTCCGCCAATCGCTCCACATGCTCTTTGATGGCGTACCGGACAGCATCGACTTTCAGGAGGTGCACGCTTGCTTGGCGAGTCAACCCGGCGTCAGCCAGGTGAGCGATCTCCACATCTGGGCCATGAGCACCCAGAAAATTGCACTCACGGCGCATCTGGTGATGCCGGCTGGCGCTGCAGACGACACATTCCTGAAAAATCTGACCAACTTGCTGCACGACCGGTTCGGGATTTCTCATGCCACGTTGCAGACCGGGAAAACGCCCTTGCCGAACATGTGCGGAATTACCGCACAAGTTGACTCTCCTCAACCTTCTCGTTCTGCCTGA
- a CDS encoding aspartate carbamoyltransferase, with translation MLKTAIASAVFFSCVGGVHAQAMDHSRMDHGAHMANMPHGQRQADVAQRGKDVMPFSLAATTHIFSKTNQGGIQQVVVKDASDAEQVKLTRLHLREIREQFLKGDFSGPTRIHGQYMPGLAELKAARSGQITITYAELKEGAELRYTTANTALVSALHRWFDAQLADHGTDSRAGHAGHGGVKKP, from the coding sequence ATGCTCAAAACCGCCATCGCTTCGGCAGTGTTTTTTTCTTGCGTGGGAGGCGTTCATGCCCAGGCCATGGATCACAGCCGCATGGATCATGGTGCCCACATGGCCAACATGCCCCATGGTCAGCGACAGGCAGACGTGGCGCAGCGCGGCAAAGACGTCATGCCCTTCAGTCTCGCTGCGACCACCCACATTTTCAGCAAGACGAACCAGGGCGGCATTCAACAGGTGGTGGTCAAGGACGCCAGCGACGCCGAACAGGTGAAGCTGACACGCCTGCACCTGCGGGAGATCCGCGAACAGTTTCTGAAGGGCGACTTTTCCGGGCCGACGCGCATTCACGGCCAGTACATGCCCGGCCTGGCCGAACTGAAGGCGGCCCGCTCGGGGCAGATCACCATCACATACGCAGAGCTCAAAGAAGGGGCCGAACTTCGATACACCACGGCGAACACAGCGCTGGTGTCGGCACTGCACCGATGGTTCGATGCCCAGTTGGCCGACCACGGCACGGACTCGAGGGCTGGACATGCCGGGCATGGTGGCGTGAAAAAGCCGTGA
- a CDS encoding VOC family protein encodes MNAAPKLRIARPTDDPQALLRFYRDGLGLEVIGGFQDHAGFDGVFLGRRGWPYHLAFTTHRCHRAGRAPTQENLLVFYVPTAAEWQEIVDRMTAMGFVPVPSINPYWETNGKTFEDPDGYRVVLECAPCLTGEA; translated from the coding sequence ATGAACGCTGCACCCAAGCTTCGCATCGCCCGACCGACCGACGACCCGCAGGCGCTCTTGCGCTTTTATCGGGACGGGCTCGGACTCGAGGTTATCGGCGGCTTCCAGGACCATGCCGGCTTCGATGGCGTGTTCCTCGGTCGCCGAGGCTGGCCCTATCACCTGGCCTTCACCACCCACCGCTGCCATCGAGCCGGGCGGGCGCCTACCCAGGAAAACCTGCTGGTGTTCTACGTCCCGACGGCGGCCGAGTGGCAGGAAATCGTCGACCGGATGACGGCCATGGGCTTTGTCCCGGTGCCGTCCATCAATCCGTACTGGGAGACCAACGGCAAGACATTCGAGGATCCGGACGGGTACCGCGTCGTACTGGAGTGCGCGCCCTGCCTAACTGGCGAGGCGTAG